A genomic segment from Coccinella septempunctata chromosome 3, icCocSept1.1, whole genome shotgun sequence encodes:
- the LOC123309425 gene encoding deoxycytidylate deaminase-like isoform X1 codes for MNPDNMNLKRRNYINWHDYFMATAFLAAKRSKDPCSQVGACIVNEDKKIVGIGYNGMPLGCSDDEFPWSKESENVLDNKYYYVCHAEVNAVLNKNSADVKNCSIYVGLFPCNECAKVIIQAGIKEVIYLSDKHCHKASTIASKKMLDAAKVKYWQYVPEHSKIVIDFNEIDWNNMNQLPKTPKKKDDEMEDDLVGPIGDVKLS; via the exons ATGAACCCTGA TAACATGAATTTAAAACGAAGAAACTACATCAATTGGCATGACTATTTTATGGCAACCGCATTTTTAGCAGCAAAAAGAAGCAAGGATCCTTGTTCACAGGTGGGTGCTTGTATTGTTAACGAAGATAAGAAAATCGTGGGAATCGGTTATAATGGAATGCCTCTTGGTTGTAGTGACGATGAGTTTCCATGGTCGAAAGAATCAGAAAATGTATTGGATAACAAATATTACTATG taTGTCATGCAGAAGTGAATGCAGTGCTTAATAAGAACAGTGCAGATGTTAAGAACTGTTCTATCTATGTAGGATTATTTCCCTGCAATGAATGTGCAAAAGTAATTATTCAAGCAGGTATTAAGGAAGTCATTTATTTGTCAGATAAGCATTGCCATAAAGCAAGTACcattgcttcaaaaaaaatgttagaTGCTGCAAAAGTTAAATACTGGCAATATGTTCCGGAACATAGCAAAATTGTAATAGATTTTAATGAAATTGATTGGAATAATATGAACCAACTGCCAAAGACTCCAAAAAAAAAGGATGACGAGATGGAGGATGACCTTGTTGGACCTATTGGTGATGTTAAACT GTCATAA
- the LOC123309425 gene encoding deoxycytidylate deaminase-like isoform X2, translated as MNPDNMNLKRRNYINWHDYFMATAFLAAKRSKDPCSQVGACIVNEDKKIVGIGYNGMPLGCSDDEFPWSKESENVLDNKYYYVCHAEVNAVLNKNSADVKNCSIYVGLFPCNECAKVIIQAGIKEVIYLSDKHCHKASTIASKKMLDAAKVKYWQYVPEHSKIVIDFNEIDWNNMNQLPKTPKKKDDEMEDDLVGPIGDVKL; from the exons ATGAACCCTGA TAACATGAATTTAAAACGAAGAAACTACATCAATTGGCATGACTATTTTATGGCAACCGCATTTTTAGCAGCAAAAAGAAGCAAGGATCCTTGTTCACAGGTGGGTGCTTGTATTGTTAACGAAGATAAGAAAATCGTGGGAATCGGTTATAATGGAATGCCTCTTGGTTGTAGTGACGATGAGTTTCCATGGTCGAAAGAATCAGAAAATGTATTGGATAACAAATATTACTATG taTGTCATGCAGAAGTGAATGCAGTGCTTAATAAGAACAGTGCAGATGTTAAGAACTGTTCTATCTATGTAGGATTATTTCCCTGCAATGAATGTGCAAAAGTAATTATTCAAGCAGGTATTAAGGAAGTCATTTATTTGTCAGATAAGCATTGCCATAAAGCAAGTACcattgcttcaaaaaaaatgttagaTGCTGCAAAAGTTAAATACTGGCAATATGTTCCGGAACATAGCAAAATTGTAATAGATTTTAATGAAATTGATTGGAATAATATGAACCAACTGCCAAAGACTCCAAAAAAAAAGGATGACGAGATGGAGGATGACCTTGTTGGACCTATTGGTGATGTTAAACTGTAG
- the LOC123309427 gene encoding copper transport protein ATOX1 isoform X1, which yields MAAIQVHEYNVKMTCEGCSGAVERVLGKLRDKGVQDFTISLPEQKVEVKTSLSSEEILETIKKTDLALKFQNGCHGERQLLFPQKLDRFV from the exons ATGGCTGCG ATCCAAGTTCATGAATATAATGTGAAAATGACATGCGAAGGCTGTTCTGGAGCTGTGGAACGAGTTTTGGGAAAGCTTAGag ATAAAGGAGTACAAGATTTCACTATTAGCCTACCTGAACAGAAAGTTGAAGTGAAAACATCATTATCCTCTGAAGAAATTCTTGAAACTATAAAGAAGACTG aCCTTGCATTGAAGTTCCAAAATGGTTGTCATGGAGAGAGACAACTACTTTTCCCCCAAAAACTGGATAGATTTGTATAA
- the LOC123309427 gene encoding copper transport protein ATOX1 isoform X2, with product MAAIQVHEYNVKMTCEGCSGAVERVLGKLRDKGVQDFTISLPEQKVEVKTSLSSEEILETIKKTGKEVKYLSSHN from the exons ATGGCTGCG ATCCAAGTTCATGAATATAATGTGAAAATGACATGCGAAGGCTGTTCTGGAGCTGTGGAACGAGTTTTGGGAAAGCTTAGag ATAAAGGAGTACAAGATTTCACTATTAGCCTACCTGAACAGAAAGTTGAAGTGAAAACATCATTATCCTCTGAAGAAATTCTTGAAACTATAAAGAAGACTGGTaaagaagtgaaatatttatcaTCTCATAACTAA